In one Brassica oleracea var. oleracea cultivar TO1000 chromosome C9, BOL, whole genome shotgun sequence genomic region, the following are encoded:
- the LOC106314350 gene encoding uncharacterized protein LOC106314350 — protein MAEAIQTGVQAGVQAAFTANAANAANAPQQRNLRNNNPVFDEHEEDCDEENPFGDNNQHNQIRGRQNMNGDDPRWFSGIKIDIPKFHGGSQPEELLDWFVTVDEFIEFKDVPEQKRVPLVTTRFRGHAASWWSQVKLSRSRRGKEKITSWDKLKKHMRKTFIPYNFECFLFQRFHNIRQGSQPVEEYANEFYQMLTRVDIHDSEDQLVAHFIAGLRPQLQNMLHQFDPGSVSEARQRALLVEQQTRLGAGQWAGNNRARTPTDDSKPTTSRDNTTTTTPTGPRQNTEPTETTAAAIEPRPSGPNALRCFTCGERCHIQTACPNNGRRGLIANDREITGEPVYDDDEDQYDDTGEEQVYGDTGTCLMLHRNCLAPKTDEAWQRTSLFTSTCTVKGKVCRFVIDSGCSANVVSEEAVRKLALTPEAHPHPYRLLWMQTRAEVFVFQRTLLTLSIGSFYKDNLYCDIAPMDVSHIILGRPWQYDREVIHNGKKNKSSFMFEGRKITLLPSPEKDHAIKQQTSPSKQNLLIVSRSQFEVELRDTSQLFALIAIPPPSTQQLSCPPAFVTLLREFDVLFPDELPAG, from the coding sequence ATGGCAGAAGCAATTCAGACCGGAGTTCAGGCTGGTGTTCAAGCCGCTTTCACGGCAAATGCGGCAAACGCAGCAAACGCACCTCAACAACGCAATCTCCGCAACAATAACCCAGTCTTTGATGAGCATGAGGAAGATTGCGACGAGGAGAACCCGTTCGGCGATAATAATCAGCACAATCAAATACGAGGAAGACAAAACATGAATGGCGACGACCCACGCTGGTTTTCAGGCATCAAAATTGACATACCTAAGTTCCATGGAGGATCACAACCAGAAGAGCTACTGGACTGGTTTGTCACGGTCGACGAATTCATTGAGTTCAAAGACGTGCCGGAACAGAAAAGAGTACCGCTTGTCACTACTCGTTTTCGTGGTCACGCCGCCTCATGGTGGAGTCAAGTGAAACTTTCTCGTTCCCGTCGGGGTAAAGAGAAAATAACTTCATGGGACAAGCTCAAGAAACATATGAGGAAAACTTTCATCCCATATAATTTTGAGTGTTTCTTGTTCCAACGGTTTCATAACATACGACAAGGATCACAACCGGTCGAAGAATATGCTAATGAATTCTATCAGATGCTCACGCGCGTAGACATTCATGACTCCGAGGACCAGCTGGTCGCTCATTTTATCGCAGGTCTCCGCCCTCAATTGCAGAATATGCTGCACCAGTTTGATCCAGGCTCTGTCTCGGAAGCTCGGCAACGAGCCCTCTTAGTCGAACAACAGACACGCTTGGGCGCTGGCCAATGGGCTGGAAATAATCGAGCACGCACACCTACGGATGATTCAAAACCCACTACCAGTCGCGACAACACAACGACAACAACCCCAACCGGTCCACGCCAAAACACGGAACCGACGGAAACCACCGCAGCAGCAATAGAACCTCGACCGTCTGGACCTAATGCACTCCGTTGTTTTACCTGTGGTGAACGCTGTCATATACAAACGGCTTGTCCTAATAATGGTCGACGTGGTTTAATTGCCAATGATCGAGAGATCACGGGTGAGCCCGTTTATGACGATGATGAGGACCAATACGATGACACCGGAGAGGAACAAGTTTATGGTGATACGGGTACCTGTCTCATGCTACACCGCAACTGCCTCGCCCCCAAAACAGATGAGGCATGGCAACGTACATCCTTGTTTACCTCGACTTGTACAGTTAAGGGAAAGGTTTGTCGTTTCGTAATTGATTCAGGATGTTCGGCGAACGTGGTGTCTGAAGAGGCTGTCCGCAAACTCGCCTTAACACCAGAAGCTCATCCTCATCCATACCGCCTGTTATGGATGCAAACCAGAGCAGAAGTTTTTGTTTTCCAGCGAACTCTGTTGACACTCTCTATCGGATCTTTCTACAAAGACAATTTGTATTGCGATATAGCCCCTATGGATGTGTCTCACATCATCTTAGGACGACCATGGCAGTATGATAGAGAAGTTATACACAACGGGAAAAAAAATAAAAGCTCTTTTATGTTTGAAGGACGGAAGATCACGTTGCTCCCATCCCCTGAAAAGGACCACGCCATCAAGCAACAAACGTCACCGTCTAAACAAAATTTGTTGATCGTCTCGCGGTCACAGTTTGAAGTGGAGCTACGTGATACAAGCCAGCTCTTTGCTTTAATCGCGATCCCTCCACCATCAACACAACAACTATCCTGTCCACCAGCGTTTGTGACACTTCTCAGAGAGTTTGATGTTTTATTTCCCGATGAACTTCCAGCAGGATAG
- the LOC106316113 gene encoding lipid transfer protein EARLI 1: protein MASRTKSFLAIFLILNILFCTTISAYDNCGCPSPKPKPHPSHKPKPNPKPKPTPTPTPSPVTAKCPRDALKLGVCANVLSGLLNITLGKPPVKPCCILIKGLADLEAAACLCTALKANILGINLNIPISLSLLLNVCSKKVPPGFQC from the coding sequence ATGGCTTCAAGAACGAAAAGCTTTTTAGCCATTTTCTTGATTCTGAACATCCTTTTCTGCACAACAATCTCTGCCTACGATAATTGCGGTTGCCCTTCTCCCAAGCCAAAACCTCACCCCTCCCATAAGCCAAAACCTAACCCTAAACCCAAACCAACCCCAACTCCAACCCCTAGCCCTGTCACAGCCAAATGCCCTAGAGACGCTCTTAAACTAGGAGTCTGCGCCAACGTGCTCAGCGGTCTACTCAACATCACCCTTGGGAAGCCACCTGTGAAGCCATGTTGCATCCTCATCAAAGGACTTGCTGATCTTGAAGCCGCGGCTTGTCTTTGCACCGCGCTTAAGGCTAACATCCTTGGGATCAACCTGAACATCCCTATCTCACTCAGTCTGCTTCTCAATGTTTGTAGCAAAAAGGTTCCCCCTGGTTTCCAATGCTAA